The sequence below is a genomic window from Desulfovibrio sp. Fe33.
AGACCTCGCACCAGACCCGGCAGGAATTGCTCGGCATCATGGCCGACGAGTTCGAGTTCTCGGCCTCTTCTCTCCTGGCCCTGCTGCAACGCAGTTCGGAGGCCATGCGGCTGGCCGCCATTGGCGCGGCAAGGGATGTCGACATTGCGCTTGCCGGGAACAAAAAGGTTCCCGAGAGCGAAATATACTTCGCCATGGATTTCGGCGATCCGGACCGGACTCCGTCCGACGCGGCCCGGCGGCGGGGGTATGCCCGGCGAACCATGGGCAACCGCCAGCAGCTCATTCAGGTCAGCTTCGATTACCCGACCTTCCATCTGCCCCACATGGGGAACAGGGCTTCTGCGGAACCGGAGATGCGCCGCTTGCTCGCCGCCATGCCCGTCGTCAAGACCATCTACCAGAACCTGCCCGAGTACCCGTTTTGGATCAACGTGATACTGGAGTCGGGCGTGATGATGACCTACCCCGGCCACGGCATGTTGCCCGGCATGTACGACGCCAGGGACCAGGAGTGGTATCGCAGGGTCCGCAATTCCGAGAAGTGCGAATGGGCGCACAGCGTGGACCCGGCCAGCCGTTTTCTCGTCAACACCGTGGTTTATCCCCTGAAAGACGGTGACGGCCGTTTCCTCGGAGCCGTGTCCGTCGACGCCCCGGCCCATTCGATGCTGCCGGACCGCCGCCTTGAGGCCCGCTGGGGAGGGAAAGTGCGGACCTATCTTGTGGAACGCATCCCCAAAGGCGAACCCGTGGACCGGGGACTGCCCATTCTGGTCCAGCTTGAATCCAACACCATGGGGCACGCTCACTGGACAGGCGCCGTGGAGCAGGAAAGGCTGGTTTTTGACGATACCGAGGAATATCACGCCCTGCTGAACTCCCTGGACACCCGCGAGACCGGCGTGGCCGACGTGTCCATCGGGGGCGAGCCCTTCCTGTGCGCCTTCGCCTCCGCCCCGACCACCTCGTTTCTGGTCATCGCGCCCAAAAGCGTGGTGGCCAAGCTGCCCGACGAGGTTACCGCGGGTTTGCGGGACGTGTTCGACGAGATGCGCAATCTGTCGTTGATTATCTCCGGGATCATGCTGTTCGTCACCGGGCTTTTCGCCTGGTTCGGCTCGCGGGCCATTACCCGGCCCATTTACGGAATGATCGAGCTGGCCCGGCGGCTGACGCGAGGAGATTTCGGCGCGCGCATGGACTACCACGCCGGCGACGAGCGCGACGACCTCATACTTTCCCTCAACGAGATGGGGCCGAAGCTCAAGGAACTCATGCACCTTAACCGGGACATGGAGGTCGCGCAGGAGGTGCAGCGGCTGCTCCTGCCCGGCGCGGAGCCGGACTTGGCCGGATACGACATTTCCGGGGGCATTATCTATTGCGACAAGACCGGCGGCGATTATTACGATTTTCTCCATGTCTGTTCGGATGAAGGGGCCTCCGGCTTGGCCGTGATCCTCGGCGACGTGTCCGGGCACGGCGTGCCGTCGGCTCTGGTCATGGCCGCCGCCAGGGGCCAGTTGCACACCCTGTCGGATTTCGCCATGGCCCCGCATGAGCGGGTTGCGACCATCAACCGCGTGCTTAGTCGCGACCTGGACGGGACCGGCCGCTTCCTGACCCTGTTCTATCTCCAGCTCGAAGCGGGCTCGGGCCGCGTCCGATGGGTCCGGGCCGGGCATGATCCCGCCATTCGCTACAATCCGGCTGAAGACTCCTTCGGCGAGCTCAAGGGCGAGGGCATCCCCCTGGGCGTGGTCGGGGATTTCGTCTATCAGACCAACGAATCCTTCCTGGAAGAAGGGGATGTGCTGGTTCTGGCCACGGACGGCGTCTGGGAGGCTCGGAATCGGGCTGGGGAAATGTTCGGCAAACAGAGAATGCTTGCCATTGTCAGGGAGAATGCCCATAAAACTGCGGAGGAGATCCGTCTGGCCATGCTGGCCGGAGTGGAGGCATTTCAGGCCAATGGCCAGGAAGACGACATCGCCGTCGTCGTGGTCAAAAAGGGGGCGGGAGCCAGGCCAATGACACGGCATTCGATAACCTTCCGCATGTCCAACAAGGAAAACTGCTTCAAGCGCTTCCGGCCCAAGGTGGAGGCGTTCGGAGCTGAGCATGGACTGCATCCCAAGATCGTCTTCCAACTCACCCTGATTTTGGACGAGCTGATAACAAACATTATTTCCTACGGGTACGCCGACTTCGACGAGCATCCCATCGACGCGACCGTCGCGCTCGAAGGCGACCTGCTGACCATTATGGTGGAGGATGACGCCGAGCCCTTCAATATTCTGGAGGCCCCGGAGCCCGAACTGGAATTGCCCTTGGAGGAGCGTTCCAAGCCCGTTGGCGGCCTGGGCGTCCACCTGGTCAAGAGTATGGTCCAAGACATTCATTACAAACGAGAAAACGGAAAGAACGTTCTGACGTTGAACAAGGACATCGGCAAGGCCTGCTGCGCCGCAAAGGGCTAGGAACGTCACGGAGGAAGAAATGGCTTTGAATCAGATAGAAGAAGGCGGGGTTGTCATCCTTGCCGTGGACGGCAACCTTGACGGCGAAGGCACGAACGCCCTTGAGGAGAAAGTCCTGGCTCTGCTAGACAACGGCGTCACCAGTCTGCTTTTTGATTTTTCCGGTCTGGACTATATCAACAGTTCCGGGCTGCGCATTCTGGTCCTCGCCTACCAGCGTCTCAAGAAGAATTCCGGCACTGTGGCCATCTGCGGGGT
It includes:
- a CDS encoding SpoIIE family protein phosphatase yields the protein MKITIRVKFFAVLLAFSLAPIFLSRGITGRASQDVVAKTSHQTRQELLGIMADEFEFSASSLLALLQRSSEAMRLAAIGAARDVDIALAGNKKVPESEIYFAMDFGDPDRTPSDAARRRGYARRTMGNRQQLIQVSFDYPTFHLPHMGNRASAEPEMRRLLAAMPVVKTIYQNLPEYPFWINVILESGVMMTYPGHGMLPGMYDARDQEWYRRVRNSEKCEWAHSVDPASRFLVNTVVYPLKDGDGRFLGAVSVDAPAHSMLPDRRLEARWGGKVRTYLVERIPKGEPVDRGLPILVQLESNTMGHAHWTGAVEQERLVFDDTEEYHALLNSLDTRETGVADVSIGGEPFLCAFASAPTTSFLVIAPKSVVAKLPDEVTAGLRDVFDEMRNLSLIISGIMLFVTGLFAWFGSRAITRPIYGMIELARRLTRGDFGARMDYHAGDERDDLILSLNEMGPKLKELMHLNRDMEVAQEVQRLLLPGAEPDLAGYDISGGIIYCDKTGGDYYDFLHVCSDEGASGLAVILGDVSGHGVPSALVMAAARGQLHTLSDFAMAPHERVATINRVLSRDLDGTGRFLTLFYLQLEAGSGRVRWVRAGHDPAIRYNPAEDSFGELKGEGIPLGVVGDFVYQTNESFLEEGDVLVLATDGVWEARNRAGEMFGKQRMLAIVRENAHKTAEEIRLAMLAGVEAFQANGQEDDIAVVVVKKGAGARPMTRHSITFRMSNKENCFKRFRPKVEAFGAEHGLHPKIVFQLTLILDELITNIISYGYADFDEHPIDATVALEGDLLTIMVEDDAEPFNILEAPEPELELPLEERSKPVGGLGVHLVKSMVQDIHYKRENGKNVLTLNKDIGKACCAAKG
- a CDS encoding STAS domain-containing protein codes for the protein MALNQIEEGGVVILAVDGNLDGEGTNALEEKVLALLDNGVTSLLFDFSGLDYINSSGLRILVLAYQRLKKNSGTVAICGVKDYIQEVFEVSGYDKIFPLYTTRADALGAV